In Oncorhynchus kisutch isolate 150728-3 linkage group LG5, Okis_V2, whole genome shotgun sequence, a genomic segment contains:
- the LOC109890718 gene encoding uncharacterized protein LOC109890718 isoform X2 — protein sequence MEGEHPHEEKQTETACCASQCPKDGEERQGQGAMLWSIQEAVERQTMQIGASACGATAVVDVLQALGIIVAPETADRCVRTCLRRNEAPLPDYLFSRSEAGATHAQLIAGAEQASGGRVLGRHFPLHPRRRVRLVPWLAQWIQKGAVPVATMNMQLAVPEGEEVPDAWHHQLIFGVGPDTVYMTNPLDVVSEREVHQRLCSESVLLIRREDVLLRLTADAPLSSLSDDQSDPRWKALDVEGQLRQMIREEDHDDEDQFRMSHVVIPAAYSSGVTVFALRDSDQGQELLHTPELPLL from the exons atggagggagagcatcCTCATGAGGAGAAGCAGACTGAAACTGCTTGCTGTGCATCCCAATGTCCcaaagatggagaggaaaggcAGGGACAAGGGGCTATGTTATGGTCCATCCAGGAGGCAGTGGAGAGGCAGACCATGCAGATAGGAGCGTCCGCCTGTGGGGCAACGGCCGTAGTGGACGTCCTACAGGCCCTCGGCATCATTGTGGCACCCGAGACGGCTGACCGGTGTGTGCGGACGTGCCTGAGGAGGAACGAGGCGCCGCTGCCCGATTACCTGTTCTCACGGAGCGAGGCTG GCGCCACACACGCACAGCTGATAGCTGGGGCGGAGCAGGCCAGTGGTGGGCGCGTGCTGGGTCGCCACTTCCCCCTCCACCCTCGCCGGCGGGTGAGGCTGGTACCCTGGCTGGCACAGTGGATCCAGAAAGGGGCAGTGCCCGTGGCCACCATGAACATGCAGCTGGCAGtgccagagggagaggaggttccCGACGCATGGCACCACCAACTCATCTTTGGGGTCGGACCCGACACTGTCTATATGACCAACCCCCTGGATGTGG TGAGTGAGCGGGAGGTGCATCAGCGACTCTGCAGTGAATCTGTGTTGCTGATACGTCGAGAGGATGTGCTGCTGAGATTGACAGCTGACGCCCCTCTGTCTAGCCTATCAGACGACCAGTCTGACCCACGCTGGAAAGCCCTGGAtgtggagg GTCAATTGAGGCAGATGATTCGTGAGGAAGACCATGATGATGAAGATCAGTTTAGGATGAGCCATGTCGTGATCCCCGCAGCGTACAGTTCAGGTGTGACAGTCTTCGCCCTCAGAGACTCAGACCAAGGACAGGAGCTTCTCCACACCCCTGAACTCCCTTTGCTTTGA
- the LOC109890718 gene encoding uncharacterized protein LOC109890718 isoform X1 produces MYCQVWIVKMEGEHPHEEKQTETACCASQCPKDGEERQGQGAMLWSIQEAVERQTMQIGASACGATAVVDVLQALGIIVAPETADRCVRTCLRRNEAPLPDYLFSRSEAGATHAQLIAGAEQASGGRVLGRHFPLHPRRRVRLVPWLAQWIQKGAVPVATMNMQLAVPEGEEVPDAWHHQLIFGVGPDTVYMTNPLDVVSEREVHQRLCSESVLLIRREDVLLRLTADAPLSSLSDDQSDPRWKALDVEGQLRQMIREEDHDDEDQFRMSHVVIPAAYSSGVTVFALRDSDQGQELLHTPELPLL; encoded by the exons GTGTGGATTgtgaagatggagggagagcatcCTCATGAGGAGAAGCAGACTGAAACTGCTTGCTGTGCATCCCAATGTCCcaaagatggagaggaaaggcAGGGACAAGGGGCTATGTTATGGTCCATCCAGGAGGCAGTGGAGAGGCAGACCATGCAGATAGGAGCGTCCGCCTGTGGGGCAACGGCCGTAGTGGACGTCCTACAGGCCCTCGGCATCATTGTGGCACCCGAGACGGCTGACCGGTGTGTGCGGACGTGCCTGAGGAGGAACGAGGCGCCGCTGCCCGATTACCTGTTCTCACGGAGCGAGGCTG GCGCCACACACGCACAGCTGATAGCTGGGGCGGAGCAGGCCAGTGGTGGGCGCGTGCTGGGTCGCCACTTCCCCCTCCACCCTCGCCGGCGGGTGAGGCTGGTACCCTGGCTGGCACAGTGGATCCAGAAAGGGGCAGTGCCCGTGGCCACCATGAACATGCAGCTGGCAGtgccagagggagaggaggttccCGACGCATGGCACCACCAACTCATCTTTGGGGTCGGACCCGACACTGTCTATATGACCAACCCCCTGGATGTGG TGAGTGAGCGGGAGGTGCATCAGCGACTCTGCAGTGAATCTGTGTTGCTGATACGTCGAGAGGATGTGCTGCTGAGATTGACAGCTGACGCCCCTCTGTCTAGCCTATCAGACGACCAGTCTGACCCACGCTGGAAAGCCCTGGAtgtggagg GTCAATTGAGGCAGATGATTCGTGAGGAAGACCATGATGATGAAGATCAGTTTAGGATGAGCCATGTCGTGATCCCCGCAGCGTACAGTTCAGGTGTGACAGTCTTCGCCCTCAGAGACTCAGACCAAGGACAGGAGCTTCTCCACACCCCTGAACTCCCTTTGCTTTGA